One part of the Salinivirga cyanobacteriivorans genome encodes these proteins:
- a CDS encoding VOC family protein, with translation MRKDSGLPQATMEWGWRYHHIGVPTSRKMPGERYIAHLKFYVSGFPESPVGVEWMRFEPDCSLPDLIQNTTHVAFEVDDLDLELKRHNFKILIPPNPPSDGVRVAMVEINGAPVELMEFTT, from the coding sequence ATGCGAAAAGATTCAGGATTACCTCAGGCAACGATGGAGTGGGGGTGGCGCTATCATCATATTGGTGTGCCCACCAGCCGTAAAATGCCAGGTGAACGTTACATCGCACATTTGAAGTTTTATGTTTCAGGGTTTCCCGAAAGTCCAGTTGGTGTGGAGTGGATGAGGTTTGAGCCGGACTGTTCCTTACCTGACCTCATTCAGAATACTACGCATGTAGCTTTTGAGGTTGATGATCTTGACCTGGAGCTGAAAAGGCATAATTTCAAAATACTTATACCTCCCAACCCGCCGTCTGATGGCGTGCGAGTAGCTATGGTCGAGATCAACGGTGCCCCGGTTGAGTTGATGGAGTTTACCACATGA
- a CDS encoding SPFH domain-containing protein — protein MEQEKTFKAINGYGMLTLILLLFVGSIAGVIVVKFIPLFIITLLSLILSIGFVIVNPNESAVLVLFGAYKGTIKNYGFFWVNPFFVKKKISLRARNFDSDPIKVNDKVGNPIKIGLVLVWKVEETFRAAFQVDDFQHFVLVQSEAALRKIAGVYPYDNFEDEDADLTLRSGGEQINHELEKEIAERLELAGIHVIEARINYIAYAEEIASAMLRRQQAAAVIAAREKIVEGAVGMVDMALKAFEGKEVITLDEESKAAMVSNLMVVLCSDEAATPIVNAGTLNH, from the coding sequence ATGGAACAAGAAAAAACCTTTAAAGCCATTAACGGATACGGAATGTTGACCCTAATTCTGTTATTATTCGTAGGTTCAATTGCAGGTGTCATTGTTGTAAAATTCATCCCCCTTTTTATCATTACCCTTTTGTCACTTATTCTGAGCATTGGCTTCGTAATTGTAAACCCAAACGAATCAGCTGTTTTAGTGCTATTTGGAGCATACAAAGGCACAATTAAAAATTATGGATTTTTTTGGGTTAATCCATTTTTTGTAAAAAAGAAAATTTCACTTCGGGCTCGCAACTTCGACAGTGATCCCATCAAAGTAAACGACAAGGTTGGAAATCCCATTAAAATCGGTCTGGTACTGGTTTGGAAAGTTGAAGAAACGTTCAGAGCCGCATTTCAGGTTGATGATTTCCAGCATTTTGTACTGGTACAAAGTGAAGCTGCTTTGCGTAAAATAGCAGGTGTATATCCATACGACAATTTTGAAGACGAAGATGCAGATCTGACCTTGCGCTCAGGAGGTGAACAAATAAACCATGAGCTGGAAAAAGAAATTGCCGAACGATTAGAATTGGCAGGCATACATGTAATAGAAGCACGCATCAATTATATTGCATATGCTGAAGAAATTGCCAGTGCCATGCTTCGTCGTCAGCAGGCAGCAGCCGTAATTGCAGCCCGTGAAAAAATTGTAGAAGGAGCTGTAGGAATGGTAGACATGGCCCTTAAAGCTTTTGAAGGCAAAGAGGTTATTACACTAGATGAAGAAAGCAAAGCCGCCATGGTAAGTAACCTGATGGTAGTACTTTGCTCCGATGAAGCAGCTACACCAATTGTAAATGCCGGAACACTCAACCACTAA
- a CDS encoding L-dopachrome tautomerase-related protein yields MQIKKLLPILLAGLLLSSCQQEPTAKNSKAVEAIAQSKHQWTGIAVSNSNRIFVNFPFWSDNTPVSVAEIVDGKAVPYPTKNWNNRKKPDGFLAVQSVFIDSNNNLWVLDTRNPRFSGVDSIGPVLYRFNLQTDQLVKQYNFNNNHFVQNSYFNDVRIDNEKQTAYITDSGDGALIVLNLKTGNAKRVLNNHPATHAETDYLMINDKMWKNSVDADGIALSPDRKHLFFTALSGHTLYRIPTRALLKTLITDNELAASIDTVMHIPATDGMLFDDKGNLWMGGLENNSINVLQKNGNLVQMVQDSVIRWADSFSKDTAGNILFTTSQIHLQPENKKAYEVIKLKPSRLNPAPLNKILMVITSHGLLGETGDSTGYYLSEVSHAYYTFKEAGFQITFASPEGGKSPIDGKNMKDPLNKKFMTDKTAQKAIQNAIPANEVNPSDYRAIYYAGGHGTMWDFPQNSALQTASKKIYENGGIVSAVCHGPSGLVNIKLSDNNYLVNNKTVAGFTNEEEHAAGLEAVVPFLLESKLKTRGAKFEEAPIFQEKVVSDQRLVTGQNPASAKGAAEQIVRVLTFKNPQ; encoded by the coding sequence ATGCAGATTAAAAAATTGCTACCAATATTACTGGCAGGATTGTTACTTTCTAGTTGCCAGCAAGAACCCACAGCCAAGAACTCAAAAGCAGTTGAGGCAATTGCACAATCAAAACACCAATGGACAGGTATAGCTGTAAGCAATAGCAACAGAATATTTGTCAACTTCCCGTTTTGGTCAGACAACACACCTGTATCGGTAGCAGAAATTGTTGATGGCAAAGCTGTACCCTACCCTACAAAAAACTGGAACAACCGCAAAAAACCCGATGGCTTCCTGGCCGTTCAATCGGTTTTTATCGACAGCAACAACAATTTATGGGTGCTTGATACACGAAACCCCCGCTTTAGTGGTGTCGATAGCATTGGTCCGGTGCTCTATAGATTTAATCTGCAAACAGACCAACTTGTAAAGCAATACAATTTCAATAATAACCATTTTGTACAAAACTCTTACTTCAACGACGTAAGAATCGATAATGAAAAACAAACAGCATACATTACTGATTCCGGAGATGGAGCGCTCATCGTGCTTAACCTGAAAACCGGTAATGCAAAACGCGTGCTTAACAACCATCCGGCTACGCATGCTGAAACAGATTATCTGATGATAAACGATAAAATGTGGAAAAACAGTGTCGATGCAGATGGTATTGCTTTGAGCCCAGACCGCAAACACCTGTTTTTTACCGCACTGAGTGGACATACGCTTTATCGTATACCTACTCGAGCATTACTCAAAACCTTAATAACAGACAATGAGCTGGCCGCATCAATAGATACCGTTATGCACATACCCGCCACCGATGGCATGCTATTCGACGACAAAGGAAACCTTTGGATGGGAGGACTGGAAAACAATTCCATAAATGTGTTGCAAAAAAATGGCAACCTTGTTCAAATGGTTCAGGACAGTGTTATACGCTGGGCCGATTCATTTAGTAAAGATACAGCCGGCAACATACTTTTCACCACTTCACAAATCCATTTACAACCTGAAAACAAAAAGGCTTACGAAGTTATAAAGCTCAAACCATCAAGGCTTAATCCCGCTCCCCTCAACAAAATATTAATGGTCATTACCAGCCATGGCCTACTTGGTGAGACTGGCGATTCTACCGGATATTATCTTTCTGAAGTGTCGCATGCCTATTACACATTTAAAGAAGCCGGATTTCAAATTACATTCGCAAGCCCCGAAGGAGGCAAATCGCCAATTGATGGCAAAAACATGAAAGACCCGCTCAATAAAAAGTTCATGACCGACAAAACAGCACAGAAAGCCATACAAAATGCAATTCCTGCAAATGAGGTAAATCCTTCTGATTATCGTGCCATTTACTATGCAGGTGGGCACGGCACCATGTGGGATTTCCCGCAAAACAGTGCACTCCAGACAGCCAGTAAAAAAATTTATGAAAATGGCGGTATCGTTTCTGCTGTGTGCCATGGACCGTCGGGCCTTGTCAATATTAAACTTTCAGACAACAATTATTTGGTAAACAATAAAACTGTTGCCGGATTTACCAATGAAGAAGAGCATGCAGCAGGTCTTGAGGCTGTAGTGCCCTTTTTACTGGAATCAAAACTAAAAACCCGCGGAGCAAAATTTGAAGAAGCGCCCATATTTCAGGAAAAAGTTGTATCTGACCAGCGACTGGTTACAGGCCAAAACCCGGCGTCGGCCAAAGGTGCCGCCGAACAAATTGTACGGGTACTAACTTTTAAAAACCCGCAATAA
- the metH gene encoding methionine synthase — MNNKPNIYEAVKKRILVLDGAMGTMLQAYNFQEEDYHHESIPESGENYKGNNELLNISHPEAVLEIHKKYIEAGADIIETNTFNGNAISQADYGLEGMVHLINYNAAKLAREAADELSTPDRPRFVAGSMGPTNQTASLSPDVSNPGFRKVNFDDLYEAYKEQAAALIEGGVDLLLIETIFDTLNAKAALYAIEEVNKEQGTQVPIMVSGTITDASGRTLSGQTLKAFYTSMMHGNIFSFGLNCALGAEQLTPYIEDLSNLSTVYTSAHPNAGLPNELGEYDQSAREMADLIEMYLSKGWVNIIGGCCGTRPDHVKAIAEVAEKHKPRKAPEYKPVTRFSGLEMLEITPELNFVNIGERTNVAGSKKFARLIREEKHEEALDVARNQVEGGAQVVDVCMDDAMLDDEAAMVKFLNLIAAEPDIAKVPIMIDSSRWNVIEAGLKCVQGKSIVNSISLKDGEEEFIRRAKMVKQYGAAVVVMLFDETGQADVFERKKNIAQRSYDILTQKADFPPEDIIFDPNVLAIGTGIKEHNNYAIDFIKACKWITENLPHAKISGGISNLSFSFRGNNTVREAIHAVFLYHAIKAGLTMGIVNPNLLQVYNDIEPDLLTLTEDLVLNKRADATERLMIFAENVKDKQETEVQKQSWREKKLDDRLEYCLLKGIGNHLEEDLKEAIEKYDKALEIIEGPLMKGMNTVGDLFGEGRMFLPQVVKTARVMKQAVEYLEPTVKAQEAADAEPRKKGKLLLATVKGDVHDIGKNIVQVVLECNSYEVIDIGVMVPAEKILEEAHNYQVDAIGLSGLITPSLDEMVDVAKKMDESGFTVPLLIGGATTSELHTAVKIAPAYKHSVVHVKDASRSVGVVKNLLGSNSEAFANEINEKYNKIRDKYENRHKVELRSIEEARANAIQLDFSDETVYQPKETGVKVFDNVKIEDIRPYMDWTFYFGAWDLKGRYPAILGDPVNGPEARKLLDDTEQMLNEIELNQWLKCSGVAGIFPAARYGDDIIVYENEKRNQIRMYLNQLRNQEEKDGPNLCLADFVAPSDAGVKDYVGAFAVTGGIGLEEAEAHFKKQNDDYHVIMVKILADRLAEAFAEYLHEVVRKEMWGYAPDEDLTVDAMLREKYQGIRPAYGYPACPDHDEKNKIWELLNPEKNAGIKLTENMAMYPNASVSGLYFAHPHSKYFRIGKINDSQLNDYADRKKQTPFETLKYLKQNYSEE; from the coding sequence ATGAACAACAAACCCAACATTTACGAAGCAGTAAAAAAACGCATTCTGGTGCTCGATGGCGCCATGGGTACAATGCTGCAGGCATATAATTTTCAGGAAGAAGACTATCATCATGAATCGATACCCGAGAGCGGTGAAAATTACAAGGGAAACAATGAGTTACTCAACATTTCGCACCCTGAAGCCGTACTCGAAATACATAAAAAATACATTGAGGCCGGGGCTGACATCATTGAGACCAATACATTTAATGGTAATGCTATATCTCAGGCTGATTATGGACTCGAAGGAATGGTGCACCTCATCAATTATAATGCAGCCAAACTTGCCCGGGAAGCGGCTGATGAGCTTAGCACTCCCGACCGACCAAGATTTGTAGCCGGCTCTATGGGCCCCACAAATCAAACAGCATCTTTATCGCCCGATGTGAGCAATCCGGGTTTTCGTAAAGTAAATTTCGACGACCTTTACGAAGCATACAAAGAGCAAGCTGCAGCATTGATTGAAGGTGGCGTAGATCTACTACTTATTGAAACGATTTTCGACACACTCAATGCAAAAGCTGCACTGTATGCCATTGAAGAAGTGAATAAAGAGCAGGGTACCCAGGTGCCAATTATGGTTAGCGGAACAATTACAGATGCAAGCGGCCGAACACTCAGCGGACAAACGCTTAAGGCCTTTTACACATCAATGATGCACGGGAATATATTTTCATTTGGATTGAACTGTGCACTCGGCGCGGAACAGCTCACACCATACATCGAAGATTTATCAAATTTATCTACTGTATACACAAGTGCACACCCCAATGCCGGCCTGCCAAATGAACTCGGCGAATACGACCAGTCTGCCAGGGAAATGGCCGATCTCATTGAAATGTATCTGAGCAAAGGTTGGGTCAACATCATTGGTGGCTGCTGCGGGACAAGACCAGACCACGTTAAAGCTATTGCAGAAGTCGCCGAAAAACACAAACCGCGAAAAGCACCCGAATACAAACCTGTAACACGATTCAGTGGCCTTGAAATGCTGGAAATCACACCTGAATTAAATTTTGTAAATATTGGAGAACGCACCAATGTAGCCGGATCCAAAAAATTTGCCAGGTTAATACGTGAAGAAAAACACGAGGAAGCATTAGATGTGGCCAGAAACCAGGTAGAAGGAGGCGCACAGGTTGTTGATGTATGTATGGACGATGCCATGCTTGATGACGAAGCTGCGATGGTAAAATTCCTGAACCTGATTGCAGCCGAACCAGATATTGCCAAGGTACCCATTATGATTGACTCTTCGCGGTGGAATGTGATTGAAGCTGGATTGAAATGTGTGCAGGGTAAATCTATTGTCAACTCCATTAGTCTGAAAGATGGAGAAGAAGAATTTATAAGGCGGGCCAAAATGGTTAAGCAATATGGAGCAGCCGTGGTAGTGATGCTTTTTGACGAAACCGGCCAGGCAGATGTTTTTGAACGCAAAAAAAATATCGCGCAAAGATCCTATGATATATTAACACAAAAGGCTGACTTCCCGCCTGAAGATATCATCTTTGACCCTAATGTACTGGCTATAGGCACCGGAATTAAGGAACATAATAACTATGCAATAGATTTTATAAAGGCCTGCAAGTGGATCACAGAAAATTTACCGCACGCCAAAATCAGTGGAGGAATAAGCAACCTCTCATTTAGCTTCAGGGGAAACAATACCGTGAGGGAAGCCATACACGCTGTTTTTCTCTATCATGCCATTAAAGCAGGACTCACCATGGGTATTGTGAACCCAAACCTGCTGCAGGTCTATAACGACATCGAACCTGATTTACTCACACTTACCGAAGACCTTGTACTTAACAAACGTGCCGATGCTACTGAGCGTCTCATGATTTTTGCAGAAAATGTAAAAGACAAACAAGAAACAGAAGTACAAAAACAGAGCTGGCGAGAGAAAAAACTCGACGACAGGCTCGAATATTGTCTGCTTAAAGGCATAGGCAACCACCTTGAAGAAGATCTTAAGGAAGCCATTGAAAAATACGACAAAGCTCTTGAAATTATTGAAGGTCCGCTCATGAAAGGCATGAACACCGTTGGCGATTTATTTGGTGAAGGACGTATGTTCCTGCCACAGGTGGTAAAAACAGCCAGGGTGATGAAACAGGCTGTAGAGTACCTGGAGCCAACAGTAAAAGCGCAGGAAGCTGCTGATGCCGAACCAAGAAAAAAAGGGAAATTACTCCTGGCAACAGTAAAAGGTGATGTGCACGACATTGGTAAAAACATTGTACAGGTAGTGCTCGAATGCAACAGTTACGAAGTAATTGACATAGGTGTGATGGTACCTGCTGAAAAAATACTCGAGGAAGCACACAACTACCAGGTCGACGCCATTGGCTTGAGTGGACTTATCACCCCTTCATTGGACGAAATGGTAGATGTAGCCAAAAAAATGGATGAATCAGGCTTCACAGTACCACTTCTAATAGGTGGCGCCACGACATCGGAATTGCATACCGCAGTAAAAATTGCCCCTGCATACAAACACAGCGTCGTGCATGTAAAAGATGCCTCGAGAAGTGTGGGTGTAGTTAAAAACTTGCTTGGCAGCAATAGCGAAGCGTTTGCCAATGAAATTAATGAAAAATACAATAAAATTCGCGACAAATATGAAAACCGTCACAAAGTAGAATTAAGAAGTATTGAAGAAGCCCGGGCCAATGCCATACAACTTGACTTTAGCGACGAAACCGTATATCAGCCAAAAGAAACAGGTGTAAAAGTCTTTGACAATGTAAAAATTGAAGATATCAGACCATATATGGACTGGACTTTCTATTTCGGGGCCTGGGATCTTAAAGGCCGCTACCCGGCCATTCTGGGCGATCCTGTCAATGGCCCTGAAGCACGCAAATTGCTTGACGACACCGAACAAATGCTCAACGAAATAGAGCTTAACCAGTGGTTAAAATGCAGCGGCGTAGCAGGAATATTCCCGGCTGCACGATACGGCGATGACATCATCGTTTACGAAAACGAAAAACGTAATCAAATCAGGATGTACCTAAACCAACTGCGTAACCAGGAAGAAAAAGACGGACCTAACCTCTGCCTTGCAGATTTCGTAGCACCTTCAGATGCAGGTGTGAAAGACTATGTTGGTGCCTTTGCGGTTACCGGGGGTATAGGTCTTGAAGAAGCAGAAGCACATTTCAAAAAGCAAAATGACGACTACCATGTCATTATGGTTAAAATACTGGCCGACCGGCTTGCAGAAGCTTTTGCTGAGTACCTGCACGAAGTGGTACGGAAAGAAATGTGGGGCTATGCACCAGATGAAGACCTCACCGTAGATGCCATGCTTAGAGAAAAATACCAGGGCATCAGACCAGCCTATGGATATCCGGCCTGCCCTGACCACGATGAAAAAAATAAAATCTGGGAACTGCTCAATCCTGAAAAAAATGCCGGCATAAAACTGACCGAAAATATGGCCATGTATCCCAATGCCTCGGTCAGTGGATTATATTTTGCACATCCGCATTCAAAATACTTCCGTATTGGCAAAATAAACGACTCACAACTTAACGATTATGCCGACCGGAAAAAGCAGACACCATTTGAAACACTCAAATACCTGAAGCAAAATTATAGTGAAGAATAA
- a CDS encoding peroxiredoxin family protein, with protein MIKRQLLLLSILSIVLWLPTNAQSVKVGDTAPDIVQTNHKGEVVKLSDLRGKMVLVDFWASWCVPCRRENPNLVEAYNEYKDAEFINGNGFTIFSVSLDSKKASWLKAIKDDNLVWPYHVSDLKGWRSEPAKKYGIRAVPANYLIDGDGKVVAVYLRGDKIEEALEKNEDTWLNQIFR; from the coding sequence ATGATAAAAAGACAATTACTTTTACTAAGCATTTTAAGCATTGTGCTTTGGCTCCCAACTAATGCACAGAGCGTAAAAGTCGGAGATACAGCCCCTGATATTGTCCAAACCAACCACAAGGGCGAAGTGGTAAAACTTTCTGATTTGCGTGGTAAAATGGTTCTTGTAGATTTTTGGGCTTCGTGGTGCGTACCATGCCGAAGAGAAAACCCCAACCTTGTAGAGGCTTACAATGAATACAAAGATGCTGAGTTTATAAATGGTAATGGTTTTACCATATTCAGTGTATCACTTGATTCAAAAAAAGCCAGCTGGTTAAAAGCCATAAAAGACGACAACCTCGTATGGCCATATCATGTAAGTGATTTAAAAGGCTGGAGAAGCGAACCGGCCAAAAAATATGGAATCCGTGCGGTACCGGCAAACTACCTGATTGATGGAGACGGTAAAGTGGTGGCAGTATACCTGCGAGGAGATAAAATTGAAGAAGCGCTTGAAAAAAATGAAGATACCTGGCTAAATCAAATTTTCAGATAA
- a CDS encoding aldo/keto reductase: MDKIQLAPQLEVSRIIHGHWRLLDWGLSDKELTNFIEKLMAHGVTTFDHADIYGDYACEEVFGKALKLNRGLREDMQIITKCGIKLMSDKYPDRKVKSYDYSYTHIVNSAEQSLKKLNTDYIDLLLLHRPSPLFDPSEVAKAFGDLKQSGKVRYFGVSNFNPSQFEMLQSYLDEKLLTNQVEISPLNIAAFEDGTVEGALKHRIKPMAWSPLAGGKLFNPANVHEAEVQKTIVSIAEEMGAKGIDQVVYSWLLKHPAGILPIVGSGKIERLQNAVEAPSLKMTDEQWYRIFIAAKGEELP; this comes from the coding sequence ATGGATAAAATACAATTAGCACCTCAACTTGAAGTGTCCAGAATTATACACGGACATTGGCGACTGTTGGATTGGGGTTTGTCTGATAAGGAATTGACAAACTTTATTGAGAAGCTTATGGCTCATGGGGTAACAACCTTTGATCATGCTGATATTTATGGCGATTACGCGTGCGAAGAAGTATTTGGGAAAGCGCTCAAGCTGAACAGGGGTTTGAGGGAGGATATGCAAATTATTACAAAATGCGGTATCAAGTTAATGTCAGACAAATATCCGGATAGGAAAGTAAAATCTTACGATTATTCCTACACCCATATTGTAAATTCGGCAGAGCAGTCGTTAAAAAAGCTTAATACGGATTATATCGATCTTTTGTTGTTACACAGGCCATCGCCATTATTTGATCCGTCAGAAGTGGCAAAAGCTTTTGGTGATTTGAAGCAAAGTGGAAAGGTTCGTTATTTCGGAGTTTCTAATTTTAATCCCTCGCAGTTTGAGATGCTGCAGTCTTATTTGGACGAGAAACTTTTGACCAATCAGGTGGAGATTTCACCGCTGAACATTGCAGCCTTTGAAGATGGAACTGTTGAGGGTGCTTTAAAGCACAGAATTAAACCAATGGCCTGGTCACCATTGGCTGGCGGCAAGTTATTTAATCCTGCCAATGTTCACGAAGCGGAAGTTCAAAAAACGATTGTTTCAATAGCTGAGGAGATGGGTGCCAAAGGTATTGATCAGGTGGTTTACAGTTGGCTGTTAAAGCACCCGGCAGGTATTTTGCCAATTGTGGGTAGTGGCAAAATTGAACGATTACAAAATGCTGTTGAAGCACCAAGTTTAAAGATGACCGATGAGCAGTGGTACAGGATTTTTATTGCAGCGAAAGGGGAAGAGTTGCCATAA